A region of the Dreissena polymorpha isolate Duluth1 chromosome 6, UMN_Dpol_1.0, whole genome shotgun sequence genome:
ttgcactccgcttttatttagttttgctctcctcttttttctatctcgtggccacgagttagctatgtcgttgccacgaaatagaaaaaagaggagagaaatttaaaaaaagagaagtgaatgtcacctctatgccaccgtacataGCTGAAATTGTTATATTTGATTTACAACAGGGACCTATTCAATTTGTTTGCTATGTTTACTatcaaaaatgaaaaatacaatataaaataactgaAGGAGTTCATGAATATGAAGGTACGACCGGAAACTTACTTGACTAAAATTTCGACCTGGCACAGCTTGTCTGGACTGAGAATAATACATcaggcatttttttaaagaacttcTCATAAATTATTCACGTGTGGAAACGATGTGACGTGCGCAACATACTGTGCCTAGCTCAAGGGTTAAATACACACTGGTGAATATGTCGAGTATGGACATAATACTGAagcacgtatatatatatatatatatatatatatatatatatatatatatatatatatatatatatatatatatatatatatatatatatatataacatatctaTATTATCAACAATAATGTCATAAGGCAGCTTTAAACAGAATTCAAGCATTGTGTAACGTTTAATGGATCAAAACACATGCACATCTAGTCTGAAGGACTTCGACACATGAATATTTATGTCAAGTTACTAAAAAGCGGTCTCTTACAATATTGCATTACGTACTTTGTTGATTACTACTTTCTCTTTTTTGATAAACAGTTCGTGACGTTGGTATCTTGCAGGTCATATCAGACACTTATAAAGAATTGACTGAAGACACCGACCACATATATCGTCATATGAAGTTCGACGACGCTGAAATTTCGTTTGACCAACTTAAACTCCAGGACAGAAACACTGCGGCTAACTTAGGTTTGCAATGTTTATAGATTTGACTGCTCTAATTGGAAAGCTTTTACACTAGGTTCTCAATATCATGCAGTTTACTCTAAGTATCCGTTTATACAGGTATATCGACAGTCAAATGTGGTGTCCGTGGCTTCAGTTCTAACATTTCTTTTCTCCGGAAagttattaaatttgatttttattgttataattacatcCTTACCATTCCGGTTACGCTAAAATTGCAAGTTAATGCGTTAACATGATTTCGCGAACGGTCCGTTATTTTGTCTAGGATTCTGAGCAATTCCATGTTTACTGATCATGAACTTGATTTCATTAGAATCGCACGAACCAACAGCAGATTCTGTTGAGGGCTCTCGGCGCAGGAAGAAAGGATGATCCTAGACGAGGCATTTGGAAAGGTATACTAAACGCATGCAAGTATTGAATGTGGTTAAATGCGGTTTCATACATAACTTCAATTGGATACCATCAATTAAAATTGGTTGTTAACaattcatgcatttaaatatGGCGAgttttaatatacatataaaatatacatttttcattATGGTTTGCTAATAGATACTTTttgttattttagattgattACGCACATAAAAACACACGTTGAACATTTTTATATTCGTACATAAATATTTCGTGATAATTTGTCCTCTGCAACGTTTAAGCTGCGCGATTCCATGCCAACAATTCCCAAGAGGTTAATGCTATTGTTATCACAAGAATGCTAGCAATATTCTGACACGGTAAAGCTAAACGCATGGCTGGCATGGCTTGATGACGATGATTTACAGTTACCTGACCAATATgatgtgtttttgtttacatCGACACACAATTAATGCATAGTGTATTTTCTTATCTTTTATAACCATCAGGTGACGCCCTGATTACACTAATCCAGATTTGGTCAACACGGGGCTGATGTCAGAAGCCAGAAATCGAGAAAACTAGCGTAGTTTAGTTTGCTGTGTTCTTTGTTCTTGTATGGTCATTTGTGTgttatgaataataaatattCGAAATAAAAACTACCGAAGTTTGTATCTTAAATATAATGTAAGTCGCAACGCAAAATTGTCagcgttttaaattatttaatcattataattatatgtaaatacaAGCAAGTGACTATGATGATTAACGCATCGAATGATCGAACAATGTTGCAGACACGTAAGGCATGTGACGAAATCATGCAAATTGATTACTAGTATCCAAAAGAGATAAGTATAATCACTCTAATAATTTAAAGTGTTGcacatttaaattttgaatataCCTTTGAAAAATTGCGGTTGTcacatgtatgttatatatgCCATGTACGGAAAAGAGACACTACACCGTTCAATAGCAGTTACTGTGTAAAAACCTTAATATCatttgaaaaagtcaaaattcagTTTGCGTTTGTTCTTTCATTACACCAACACGAGTCTTGCGCCTAAATATCCCACGCAATTCATGTCTAAACCTCGGCCCAGTCAGACAGTACAAGACGAAATGGATGGAGTTGTTCAAATACTGCAGCATGTTCACAAGCGCCCACCAGAAACTATACCAGGCTATTTGCTCCGCCGAGATGTCCCTGTTAGGGAACCAATACTCCTCGCCTATTAGCAATACTTGCACAGGCAATGTTGTGATGAGAAACACTGTATTCACAGCCAGAAGCATTGCCGTCAAAGACGAAATTTTTGACGTTCCGGGCGTCGATGACGTAGTTACGTTTCGGCAGATTGGTCTTTCTCGACGTGACGTACTTGTATTCTGTGGGGAAGGATGCTGTGCCGATAAACAATTAGGACTATAGGATATCTGCCGTTGAAAATCGTTCATATGTTCCGTTGCATTTTCGTTTTGGAACGATTTATTATGCGCATGAAGCTTACGCTGAGCTTTAACCATCTTATAGATGATTTTTATATTGCACACTATCATTATCGTAAACGGGATAATGCAGAACGTGGCCATATCTAACCACGGCCAAACAAAATGTAGAAAATGAATTTCCGCTGGGGAACTTCCACCGCAACTATATTTCCAAGTCTCCACTAATGAAAGCGTCCAAAAGAAGTGCATGTTTTTGATAAACATGATCCCCCAAATTATGGTCACAACAATTCTACTACGTTGTATCGTGCATAGACGTTTTACACGGAACGGCAAAGACACGGATATGCATCTGTCCACTGTTACCGACACTAAAACCCAAACCGTAAAATCGAGCCACAAGTAAACGAGGAAAGTGTGCACCTTACAGGCGCCATTGGATAAATTTCGGACGTCGATTTTGAACGCCGAGTGGATCCAGTAACGCAGTAGTCCGGTATACAAGGTGAACAAGTCCCCGAAACTAAGGCAGGTCAAGTAGAACATCGTCGTGGATTTACGTAACCTTGGCCTCAAGAGGACCACGATGGACAAAACATTACCAATGGTGCCGATAACAATCAGAATAGGCGATCCGTAGGTCCACATGTAGTTCGCAAACACATATTGCGTGTACTCCTCCAAATGCTCCATTTCCATTTGTTGACAATGAAGCAACCAGTAGCCGTCTTATAGTAAGCCTTTCATGGCTTCCTACGTTTTAATTTTGACTAGATATATTCGGGTGTATACGTTTTTGCGATTAATGTTATTACA
Encoded here:
- the LOC127835963 gene encoding beta-1 adrenergic receptor-like; the encoded protein is MQNVLSMRHSNVAKHNDAIFRIFMSQQIVITARSVIDGYWLLHCQQMEMEHLEEYTQYVFANYMWTYGSPILIVIGTIGNVLSIVVLLRPRLRKSTTMFYLTCLSFGDLFTLYTGLLRYWIHSAFKIDVRNLSNGACKVHTFLVYLWLDFTVWVLVSVTVDRCISVSLPFRVKRLCTIQRSRIVVTIIWGIMFIKNMHFFWTLSLVETWKYSCGGSSPAEIHFLHFVWPWLDMATFCIIPFTIMIVCNIKIIYKMVKAQRKLHAHNKSFQNENATEHMNDFQRQISYSPNCLSAQHPSPQNTSTSRRERPICRNVTTSSTPGTSKISSLTAMLLAVNTVFLITTLPVQVLLIGEEYWFPNRDISAEQIAWYSFWWALVNMLQYLNNSIHFVLYCLTGPRFRHELRGIFRRKTRVGVMKEQTQTEF